The Psychrobium sp. MM17-31 genome window below encodes:
- the rluB gene encoding 23S rRNA pseudouridine(2605) synthase RluB, with amino-acid sequence MSEKLQKVLARAGKGSRRELEKAISEGRVSVNGKVATLGARVEASDAIRLDGVVVNIEEAEKQICRVIAYHKQEGELSTRKDPEGRDTVFDRLPKLRNSRWVAIGRLDTNTSGLMLFTTDGELANRLTRSKREIEREYAVRIFGEVLDKNIQHLRAGIELKDEGKINFEKVKLQPGEGLNRWFHCILTKGRDRTVRQMWEHEEIQISRLIRLRYGNIGLEKSLPRGGWQDLELPQINYLRELAGLEPETESFLNLREEQRNKTARIRRAVRKHRVIKKADEQRGKPAKNKKHRQTQKKRTRM; translated from the coding sequence ATGAGTGAAAAATTACAAAAAGTACTAGCACGCGCTGGTAAAGGATCGCGTCGCGAACTCGAAAAAGCGATCAGCGAAGGGCGAGTCAGTGTCAATGGTAAAGTAGCGACATTGGGTGCTCGTGTTGAAGCCAGTGATGCAATCCGTCTTGATGGTGTCGTAGTAAACATCGAAGAAGCGGAAAAACAGATTTGTCGTGTGATTGCCTATCACAAACAAGAAGGTGAATTATCGACCCGTAAAGATCCCGAAGGGCGTGACACCGTCTTTGATCGCTTGCCAAAACTGCGCAATAGCCGTTGGGTTGCTATTGGTCGTTTAGACACTAACACCTCTGGTTTGATGCTATTTACCACCGATGGTGAACTGGCCAACCGCCTTACGCGTTCTAAGCGGGAAATTGAGCGTGAATACGCAGTGCGCATTTTTGGCGAAGTGCTGGATAAAAACATTCAACATCTTCGCGCGGGTATCGAATTAAAAGACGAAGGCAAAATTAACTTTGAAAAAGTCAAACTTCAGCCGGGTGAAGGATTGAATCGCTGGTTCCACTGTATTTTGACCAAAGGGCGAGATCGCACCGTGCGTCAAATGTGGGAGCATGAAGAGATTCAAATTAGTCGTTTGATCCGTTTGCGTTACGGCAATATCGGTCTTGAAAAATCATTGCCTCGTGGCGGATGGCAGGATCTTGAGCTTCCGCAAATCAACTATTTACGTGAGCTAGCAGGATTAGAACCAGAAACAGAGTCATTCTTAAATCTTCGCGAAGAGCAACGCAATAAAACGGCGCGTATTCGCCGCGCCGTGCGTAAACATCGCGTTATCAAAAAAGCCGATGAGCAACGCGGTAAGCCTGCGAAAAACAAAAAGCACCGTCAAACGCAAAAGAAACGAACACGCATGTAA
- a CDS encoding TonB-dependent receptor: MIPALLATNTTVQAADEQPKAEKKPEAITVVGSRVAGRSADDLPVPVDILSKEALQNTGQIEVGRMLQAIAPSFNFSTSAISDGTDALRPATLRGLGPDQTLVLINGKRRHQASLIHINTSVGRGTAGTDMNAIPAAAIKRIEVLRDGAAAQYGSDAIAGVINIVLNDEEDGGKVGLQYGQYSEGDGESTNLDVAKGFALGDSGYLNTTLNIRDRGTTNRAGLHGSCQFSGCTDGANGVKVAGDPREATATRETFRIGDADSRQFALTVNTAYELGAGELYGFITYSKRDNESAAFFRHNANNGGNAPLQDGDATIPAGFLPKINSDINDISYNFGYSTEFDNDSSLDISYTYGQNKIDYVTSDTINSSYANSLRYTTDLSADEIRASVPREAAAYGLELALRTINLDYTASYDALELAIGAELRTDWYAVTAGEEYSYRDYDTVEGQSLYATDRSAGTQGFGGIGPVSEVDETRDVTSFYVDMETELSDDFIISGAVRYDDYEGFGDSTNFKVAANWSVTDNFSLRSAMSSGFRAPSMQQLYFNNISTQFINDPANPDGDQIAVQVGTFRNDSNLAKSIGIPELKEEESTNFSLGAVVAVTDDVNLTIDYYTIDIDDRIVISNKLGYGLSDTLDSALTAAGAGAGQFFLNGADTETKGLDIIATWNTEVADGDLNLTFAANFTDTEVAKVFAPANSALGDVDPSDIFSEQDISIIEEWQPKDRISVTGLYTIEDWSINLAFNRYGEYTVTDGGRQTYGAEILTDLRVKYQINDNMSVNIGGNNIFDVYPDKNTIGNSRTGTIVDASGNQIVSSPGVFTYSRRSAPFGFNGAYYYAGLEYSF, translated from the coding sequence ATGATCCCCGCCCTGCTAGCCACCAACACCACCGTTCAAGCTGCGGATGAGCAGCCCAAAGCCGAAAAGAAACCCGAAGCTATTACCGTCGTTGGTAGCCGTGTCGCCGGTCGCTCGGCGGATGACTTACCTGTGCCAGTAGATATTCTGTCGAAAGAAGCACTGCAAAACACTGGGCAAATTGAAGTCGGACGTATGCTACAGGCCATCGCACCGTCGTTTAATTTCTCAACCTCAGCCATTAGCGACGGGACGGATGCACTACGTCCAGCAACACTACGTGGCTTAGGACCTGATCAAACCTTGGTGTTAATTAACGGTAAGCGTCGCCATCAAGCAAGTCTTATTCACATTAATACGTCTGTTGGTCGTGGTACGGCTGGTACCGACATGAATGCAATTCCAGCTGCTGCTATTAAACGCATAGAGGTGCTGCGCGATGGCGCGGCAGCCCAATACGGCTCTGACGCCATCGCCGGTGTTATCAATATCGTGCTCAATGATGAAGAAGACGGCGGCAAAGTTGGCTTACAATACGGCCAATATAGCGAAGGTGACGGTGAGAGCACCAATCTCGATGTTGCTAAAGGCTTTGCGCTTGGTGACAGCGGCTATTTAAATACCACCCTTAATATTCGCGATCGTGGCACTACTAACCGCGCAGGCCTCCACGGCTCTTGTCAATTCTCAGGTTGTACTGACGGTGCTAATGGCGTTAAGGTAGCTGGCGATCCACGCGAAGCAACAGCAACACGTGAAACCTTCCGCATTGGTGACGCAGATTCTCGTCAATTCGCCCTGACCGTAAACACAGCCTATGAATTAGGTGCTGGTGAACTATACGGTTTTATCACCTATTCGAAGCGCGATAACGAATCGGCCGCATTCTTCCGTCACAATGCCAACAATGGGGGTAATGCGCCATTACAAGACGGCGATGCGACTATCCCAGCTGGATTCCTGCCAAAAATCAATTCAGATATTAACGATATCTCATACAATTTTGGCTACAGCACAGAGTTTGATAACGATTCAAGCCTCGACATTTCTTATACCTATGGTCAAAACAAAATTGACTATGTCACTAGCGATACCATTAACTCGTCCTACGCTAATTCATTGCGTTACACAACCGATCTGAGCGCCGATGAAATTCGTGCAAGCGTACCACGTGAAGCAGCAGCGTACGGCCTTGAATTAGCGCTACGCACTATTAATCTTGATTACACCGCAAGTTATGACGCGCTAGAGCTTGCCATTGGCGCAGAGTTACGCACCGATTGGTACGCTGTAACCGCAGGCGAAGAGTATTCATATCGTGATTACGATACCGTCGAGGGTCAGAGCCTCTATGCGACAGATCGCAGTGCTGGTACCCAAGGCTTTGGTGGTATAGGCCCAGTGTCAGAAGTTGACGAGACGCGTGATGTGACCTCTTTCTATGTAGATATGGAAACCGAACTATCTGATGATTTCATTATCAGCGGCGCTGTGCGTTATGATGATTACGAAGGATTTGGCGACAGTACCAACTTCAAAGTGGCAGCCAATTGGTCAGTGACTGATAACTTCTCACTGCGTAGTGCGATGAGTAGTGGCTTTAGAGCACCATCTATGCAGCAGCTTTATTTTAACAATATCTCCACCCAGTTTATTAACGATCCGGCAAACCCAGATGGCGATCAAATTGCCGTGCAAGTGGGTACGTTCCGCAATGACAGTAACCTCGCCAAATCTATCGGGATTCCAGAGCTTAAAGAAGAAGAGTCCACCAACTTTAGCCTAGGCGCAGTTGTCGCTGTTACCGACGATGTTAATTTAACCATTGATTACTACACCATTGATATCGACGATCGCATCGTGATTAGTAATAAATTAGGTTATGGCTTATCCGATACCCTCGATAGCGCATTAACTGCCGCAGGCGCTGGTGCTGGCCAATTCTTCTTAAATGGTGCTGATACCGAGACTAAGGGTTTAGATATTATCGCGACATGGAATACGGAAGTAGCCGACGGTGATTTAAATCTAACCTTTGCCGCAAACTTTACCGATACCGAGGTGGCTAAAGTATTTGCACCAGCGAACAGTGCTTTGGGTGATGTTGATCCTAGCGACATATTCTCTGAGCAAGACATCTCTATTATTGAGGAATGGCAGCCTAAAGATCGCATCAGCGTTACTGGTTTATATACCATTGAAGATTGGTCAATAAACCTTGCGTTTAATCGCTATGGCGAATACACGGTAACAGATGGTGGCCGCCAAACCTACGGCGCAGAAATCCTTACCGACTTACGCGTGAAATACCAAATTAACGACAATATGTCGGTGAATATCGGCGGTAATAACATCTTTGATGTTTACCCTGATAAAAATACCATTGGTAACTCGCGCACGGGGACAATCGTTGATGCCAGTGGCAATCAAATCGTAAGCAGCCCGGGTGTATTTACCTACTCTCGCCGCTCTGCTCCGTTCGGCTTTAACGGCGCTTACTACTACGCTGGTTTAGAATACTCGTTCTAA
- a CDS encoding FecR domain-containing protein: MSNISQFVKKDDIQAQASLWISKLDRGLSEEEMRELSVWINAHEENHRQLLKMAAFWDNLSVLNELSALFPLDSIPAQQPVRKRRWSIAASMGAVLVAGTLMLTQQSWLPAAMGIAGYQSESYATQVGEFNTFTLSDGSTVVLNTASALTIEFTPQHRKLVLDSGEANFDVAKDPARPFTVQVGESTFTALGTIFNVQKNSETTMELVVTEGRVLVAQGDNSLDDLTHAMSTSVGTTGNATIVSSGQKAKIAPNLRAPILQLPDEAIQKDLAWQQGMIIFEGESLTQALDEVSRYTATEFEIVDPAIADIKIAGFFKAGDIDGLVDSLHSNFNIQATYSTPHTVQLSAAQP, translated from the coding sequence ATGAGTAACATTAGTCAGTTTGTAAAAAAGGACGATATCCAGGCCCAAGCTAGCCTTTGGATAAGCAAACTCGATCGCGGATTATCTGAAGAGGAAATGCGAGAACTCTCCGTTTGGATAAACGCACATGAAGAGAACCACCGCCAATTATTAAAAATGGCAGCGTTTTGGGACAACCTGAGTGTGCTAAATGAATTAAGCGCCCTGTTCCCACTAGACAGTATTCCAGCCCAGCAACCAGTGCGAAAGAGACGTTGGTCGATTGCCGCATCAATGGGTGCAGTGCTCGTCGCTGGAACGTTAATGTTAACTCAACAATCTTGGCTACCAGCTGCTATGGGCATAGCGGGTTATCAATCTGAGAGCTATGCGACTCAAGTTGGTGAGTTTAATACCTTCACCTTATCTGATGGTAGTACTGTCGTGCTCAATACGGCGAGCGCCTTAACCATTGAGTTCACACCACAACACCGCAAATTAGTGTTAGATAGCGGCGAAGCCAATTTCGACGTTGCCAAAGATCCTGCTAGACCATTCACAGTTCAAGTCGGCGAAAGTACCTTTACAGCACTTGGCACCATTTTTAACGTGCAAAAGAATTCCGAAACTACCATGGAACTGGTGGTCACAGAAGGTCGTGTACTCGTCGCACAGGGTGATAACTCCCTCGATGATTTAACTCATGCAATGTCCACTAGTGTTGGTACGACAGGTAATGCCACCATAGTATCTTCTGGTCAAAAAGCGAAAATAGCGCCTAATCTGCGAGCACCAATTCTACAACTTCCAGACGAAGCCATTCAAAAAGATCTCGCTTGGCAACAAGGCATGATTATTTTTGAAGGTGAATCACTCACCCAAGCACTCGATGAAGTTAGCCGCTACACGGCAACCGAATTTGAAATTGTCGATCCAGCAATTGCCGACATTAAGATTGCAGGCTTTTTTAAGGCTGGTGATATCGATGGCTTAGTTGATTCACTTCACAGCAATTTCAACATTCAAGCGACCTACTCCACACCACATACCGTTCAATTATCCGCTGCACAGCCTTAA
- a CDS encoding RNA polymerase sigma factor: protein MDNKSNIFSSFVKYTGQIRRVISNIVKPEDVDDIVQDTFVRGYEAELKQEIKYARSYMLTTAKNLALNHKAKSAEKLNQSIEDLSQSPVSLLTDNFEDNFESKERFLHFVKAAQQLSGPVRKCFILKKVYGLTQKEIANYLQISESTVEKHVAKGLLLSVQYMESIEQSPTRDTQQTVKEFKSR from the coding sequence GTGGACAATAAATCTAATATTTTCAGCAGCTTTGTTAAATATACTGGTCAAATACGCCGCGTTATAAGCAATATTGTCAAACCAGAAGATGTTGACGATATTGTCCAAGATACTTTTGTGCGTGGCTATGAAGCAGAGCTAAAACAGGAAATAAAATACGCCCGCAGCTACATGCTCACCACAGCAAAAAACCTTGCCTTAAATCACAAAGCCAAATCCGCCGAAAAACTCAATCAATCGATAGAGGATTTATCGCAATCGCCTGTCTCATTATTAACAGATAACTTTGAGGACAATTTTGAGAGCAAAGAGCGTTTTCTTCATTTTGTAAAAGCGGCTCAGCAATTATCAGGCCCCGTCCGAAAATGTTTTATCCTAAAAAAAGTATATGGACTCACCCAAAAAGAGATCGCCAATTACTTACAAATTAGTGAAAGCACTGTCGAAAAACACGTCGCTAAAGGACTGCTATTAAGTGTACAATACATGGAATCCATAGAGCAGTCTCCAACACGCGACACCCAACAAACGGTAAAAGAGTTTAAAAGCCGATGA
- a CDS encoding methyl-accepting chemotaxis protein: MKIRPVTFVSFAALNFLASIAIAILSQNLSLSLTITIGAILTVGLNLALLFFNIQRPYLQELSQLAAKHQLDQSDNAHDLMEAKDLQMTNVGQEIGNRASELAINSAQVAFFVEQLAADIENTGDEASRVAAATEELAASTKEINHNATITAQSAIDAQQASETNKAQLQSNIDSITTLHSGVANATTQIHKLVERASEIQSITDVIDSIAEQTNLLALNAAIEAARAGEQGRGFAVVADEVRALASKTADATDKIGQMLKDMTHQTESTTQVMDEVSNQTSQVVEVSHSLSESMERISQLMEGSSHSIGQISSALKEQDATTEELSSSILKISEFLSHKGKETSDVSHDATELSKSTESIFIQLSAFKTGTTIETMCQQAQSAAQAIGTMFDTAIDNNQISRQDLFDRNYQEIANTNPPKYTTAFDSFTDQHLPAIQEPLLDTFKDMIYAGAVDNNGYFPTHNAKFSKPLTGNYDKDVVNNRTKRLFNDPTGIRCGAHTEKFLLQTYKRDTGEIMHDVSAPIFVKGKHWGGFRIGFTANN; encoded by the coding sequence ATGAAAATTCGCCCAGTTACATTCGTCTCTTTTGCTGCTCTCAACTTTCTGGCGAGCATCGCAATAGCTATCCTTTCCCAGAATTTATCTTTATCGTTAACCATTACCATTGGTGCAATACTCACCGTTGGTTTAAACCTCGCATTGCTGTTCTTTAATATTCAAAGGCCCTATCTTCAAGAATTATCTCAATTAGCCGCCAAACACCAATTAGATCAGAGTGACAATGCGCATGATTTAATGGAAGCCAAAGATCTACAAATGACCAATGTCGGGCAGGAAATTGGTAACCGCGCAAGTGAACTGGCAATAAATTCAGCGCAAGTCGCCTTCTTCGTTGAGCAACTCGCCGCCGATATCGAAAACACAGGCGATGAAGCAAGCCGTGTTGCTGCTGCAACTGAAGAACTAGCCGCCAGCACCAAAGAAATTAATCACAACGCCACTATAACGGCACAATCGGCGATAGATGCTCAACAGGCCAGTGAAACCAACAAAGCCCAATTACAAAGTAATATCGATAGTATTACGACTCTTCATAGCGGCGTAGCCAATGCGACGACGCAGATCCACAAGCTTGTGGAACGCGCTTCCGAAATTCAAAGTATTACCGATGTTATCGATTCAATTGCTGAACAAACGAACCTGCTCGCTTTAAACGCTGCTATTGAAGCCGCGCGAGCAGGTGAACAAGGACGCGGTTTCGCCGTCGTTGCAGATGAAGTACGTGCCCTTGCCTCAAAAACTGCTGATGCCACAGACAAAATCGGCCAAATGCTTAAGGATATGACCCATCAAACCGAATCAACTACCCAAGTTATGGATGAGGTATCGAATCAAACATCGCAAGTGGTGGAAGTAAGTCATTCACTGTCAGAATCAATGGAGCGCATCAGCCAGTTGATGGAAGGCTCGTCTCACTCCATTGGCCAAATAAGCTCCGCGCTTAAAGAACAAGATGCCACCACGGAAGAATTATCGAGCTCGATACTAAAAATCAGTGAATTTCTCAGCCATAAAGGCAAGGAAACCTCTGATGTTTCACACGATGCCACCGAGCTATCGAAGTCAACGGAATCGATCTTTATCCAACTATCAGCATTTAAAACAGGAACTACGATTGAGACCATGTGTCAACAAGCGCAGTCTGCAGCCCAGGCTATTGGCACCATGTTTGACACAGCAATCGACAATAACCAGATATCACGCCAAGACTTGTTCGATCGAAATTATCAAGAGATCGCCAATACTAATCCGCCAAAATACACTACAGCTTTCGATAGTTTTACCGACCAGCATCTTCCCGCTATTCAAGAGCCATTGCTCGATACGTTTAAGGACATGATTTACGCTGGTGCCGTCGATAACAATGGCTACTTCCCCACTCATAACGCCAAGTTCTCTAAGCCACTTACTGGAAATTATGATAAAGACGTCGTCAATAATCGAACAAAACGACTATTCAATGACCCTACAGGCATTCGCTGTGGCGCCCATACAGAAAAGTTCTTGCTACAAACTTACAAGCGCGACACAGGCGAGATTATGCACGATGTCTCGGCACCGATTTTTGTCAAAGGAAAACATTGGGGTGGCTTTAGAATCGGCTTTACCGCCAATAACTAG
- the cmoB gene encoding tRNA 5-methoxyuridine(34)/uridine 5-oxyacetic acid(34) synthase CmoB: MIDFSNFYQIIAKNQLSHWLETLPAQLGTWQREHQHGQFPKWQKCMEKLPHIHADNIDFKNAVRIATSEDVPAGELKKLESLLKMFTPWRKGPFFVHDIHIDTEWRSDWKWERLREHISPLKYRTVLDVGCGSGYHMWRMLGDEADFVVGIDPSTLFLFQFEIIRHLANGDQRAHLLPLGIQELPKLRAFDTVFSMGVLYHRKSPIDHLQQLKDQLRPGGELVLETLVIDGDENQVLVPPGRYGKMNNVWFLPSVDALILWLEKLGFENVRCVDVCDTTLEEQRRTEWMDFESLEDFLDPNEHSKTIEGHPAPKRAVIIANTTEAPIT, encoded by the coding sequence ATGATTGACTTTAGTAACTTTTATCAAATTATTGCCAAAAACCAATTAAGTCATTGGTTAGAAACACTGCCAGCACAATTAGGCACATGGCAGCGAGAACATCAGCACGGTCAATTTCCCAAATGGCAAAAGTGCATGGAAAAGTTGCCGCATATTCACGCTGATAATATCGATTTTAAAAATGCAGTGCGCATTGCGACTAGTGAAGATGTGCCAGCGGGCGAATTAAAGAAACTCGAATCATTGCTTAAGATGTTTACCCCATGGCGCAAAGGGCCATTCTTCGTCCACGATATTCACATCGACACCGAATGGCGTAGCGATTGGAAATGGGAGCGCCTGCGCGAACATATCTCACCACTGAAGTACCGCACTGTATTAGATGTCGGCTGTGGCAGCGGCTATCACATGTGGCGCATGTTAGGCGATGAGGCTGATTTTGTCGTCGGTATTGATCCTTCTACCCTATTCTTGTTCCAATTCGAGATTATCCGTCACCTAGCCAATGGCGACCAACGCGCTCATTTGTTGCCACTCGGCATTCAAGAGCTACCTAAGCTACGCGCCTTTGATACGGTATTTTCGATGGGGGTGTTATATCACCGAAAATCGCCAATCGATCATTTGCAGCAGTTAAAAGACCAACTGCGTCCGGGTGGTGAATTGGTATTAGAAACATTAGTGATCGACGGCGACGAAAACCAAGTGCTAGTGCCACCAGGGCGCTATGGCAAAATGAATAATGTGTGGTTCTTGCCGAGCGTTGATGCTCTGATCCTGTGGCTAGAAAAGCTCGGTTTTGAAAACGTACGCTGCGTCGATGTTTGTGACACCACACTGGAAGAACAACGCCGCACCGAGTGGATGGACTTTGAGTCATTGGAAGACTTTTTAGATCCAAATGAGCACAGCAAAACTATCGAAGGTCACCCTGCCCCTAAACGTGCGGTGATTATTGCTAATACCACTGAAGCTCCAATTACTTAA
- the cmoA gene encoding carboxy-S-adenosyl-L-methionine synthase CmoA, with protein MTEHTDNIYAAPLDKLGDFKFDQQVAQVFPDMIKRSVPGYSNIITAIGMLAKRFAQPNSNLYDLGCSLGAATLEMRRHVTASRCKIVAVDNSQAMIERCLLQVNAFKSETDVDVVCDDIQNIDINNASVVVLNFTLQFIKPDERQAIINKIYSGLRAGGILIISEKLRFENDTVNELLTDLHHDFKRANGYSELEISQKRNAIEHVMLTDTFDIHQQRFANAGFSTSELWFQCFNFSSMIAIK; from the coding sequence ATGACCGAACACACGGACAATATTTACGCGGCGCCCCTCGATAAATTAGGGGATTTTAAATTTGATCAGCAGGTAGCGCAGGTATTTCCTGACATGATCAAACGTTCAGTGCCGGGCTATAGCAACATAATTACTGCGATTGGCATGCTCGCCAAGCGTTTCGCCCAGCCAAATTCAAATTTGTACGATTTAGGTTGTAGCCTAGGTGCTGCAACTTTAGAAATGCGCCGTCACGTCACAGCCAGTCGCTGTAAAATTGTTGCTGTTGATAATTCTCAGGCGATGATTGAACGTTGCTTGTTGCAAGTTAATGCCTTTAAAAGCGAGACCGACGTTGATGTGGTTTGTGATGACATTCAAAACATCGATATTAATAACGCTAGCGTTGTGGTGCTTAACTTTACCCTGCAATTTATTAAACCTGACGAGCGTCAGGCGATTATCAATAAGATTTATAGTGGTTTACGCGCAGGCGGTATCTTAATCATCTCTGAAAAACTGCGCTTTGAAAACGACACAGTCAACGAATTGCTCACCGACTTACACCATGATTTTAAGCGAGCCAATGGTTATAGCGAGCTTGAAATCAGCCAAAAACGCAATGCCATCGAACACGTAATGCTTACCGATACCTTTGATATCCACCAGCAGCGTTTTGCTAATGCAGGCTTTAGCACCAGTGAACTGTGGTTCCAGTGTTTTAACTTTAGCTCGATGATTGCCATCAAATAA
- a CDS encoding GNAT family N-acetyltransferase: protein MNSPIIITKTLPSDFLAIAALDRVAWLNNAHGEFIPDGEHSWRIWCEHAVMYSAKCDEEVVGAILAFACEDGRYCLHKVMVDDSQRGKGIGGMLFKALFDELDEKRVECFLTVDPNNNHAIALYESWGFDERELVEGFYRAHEHRYVMTRKP, encoded by the coding sequence ATGAATTCGCCAATAATTATCACCAAAACCCTTCCATCAGATTTTCTAGCCATTGCTGCACTCGATCGTGTGGCGTGGCTTAACAATGCCCACGGTGAGTTTATCCCCGATGGTGAGCACTCATGGCGCATTTGGTGCGAGCACGCGGTTATGTATAGCGCCAAGTGCGATGAAGAAGTCGTTGGCGCTATTCTCGCATTTGCTTGTGAAGATGGCCGCTATTGCTTGCACAAGGTGATGGTAGATGATTCGCAGCGCGGTAAGGGCATTGGTGGTATGTTATTTAAGGCATTATTCGATGAACTTGATGAAAAACGCGTAGAATGTTTCTTAACGGTCGATCCCAACAATAATCATGCGATTGCGCTTTATGAGTCGTGGGGTTTTGACGAACGTGAGCTGGTGGAGGGCTTTTACCGCGCTCATGAACATCGCTATGTGATGACTCGCAAGCCCTGA
- the aspS gene encoding aspartate--tRNA ligase, which yields MRSHYCGQVNESLIGQQVELVGWINKRRDLGGVIFLDLRDREGILQVVYDPDLEDAFAVANSLRNEFCVKVTGIVRPRPEGQVNKDMATGGVEVLGKALEIINKAEPLPLDSNQNNSEEARLKYRYLDLRRPEMTERLVFRSKVTGFVRRFLEDNGFLDIETPILTAATPEGARDYLVPSRTHKGKFFALPQSPQLFKQLLMMSGMDRYYQIVKCFRDEDLRADRQPEFTQIDIETSFMTSDEVRGKTEELVRNLFNDLLNVDLGEFPTMTYADAMRRFGSDKPDLRNPLELVDVADLLKDVEFKVFSGPANDEKGRVAVICVPGGASLSRKNIDDYGKFVGIYGAKGLAWMKVNDIDAGMEGIQSPILKFLNEEVVKGILERTNAKTGDIILFGADSANIVTEAMGALRLKLGEDLGLTSDEWKPLWVVDFPMFEEIDGQYHALHHPFTAPVGVTPEELEANPAAALSDAYDMVLNGCELGGGSVRIHNAPMQSSVFRILGISDEEAQEKFGFLLEALKYGTPPHAGLAFGLDRLIMLMTGTSSIRDVMAFPKTTTAACPLTNAPGNANPAQLDELNIASTVVEEEKSED from the coding sequence ATGCGCAGCCATTATTGCGGACAAGTAAATGAATCTTTAATCGGTCAACAAGTTGAGCTTGTTGGTTGGATCAACAAACGACGTGACCTAGGTGGCGTTATCTTCTTAGACCTACGCGATCGCGAAGGTATCTTACAAGTGGTTTACGATCCAGATTTAGAAGACGCATTTGCTGTTGCTAACAGCCTGCGTAACGAGTTTTGTGTAAAAGTTACTGGTATTGTTCGTCCACGTCCAGAAGGTCAAGTGAACAAAGACATGGCTACTGGTGGCGTTGAAGTACTAGGTAAAGCACTAGAAATCATCAACAAAGCAGAGCCATTACCGCTTGATTCAAACCAAAATAACTCTGAAGAAGCGCGTTTAAAATACCGCTACTTAGACTTACGTCGTCCTGAAATGACAGAGCGTTTAGTATTCCGCTCTAAGGTAACTGGTTTTGTACGTCGTTTCTTAGAAGACAACGGCTTCTTAGATATCGAAACACCAATCTTAACTGCTGCTACGCCAGAAGGTGCGCGTGACTACTTAGTACCAAGTCGTACTCACAAAGGTAAGTTCTTCGCACTACCACAATCTCCACAGCTATTTAAGCAGCTGCTAATGATGTCTGGTATGGACCGTTACTACCAAATCGTTAAGTGTTTCCGCGATGAAGACTTACGTGCCGATCGTCAGCCAGAGTTCACCCAAATCGATATCGAAACGTCATTCATGACATCAGATGAAGTGCGCGGTAAAACAGAAGAGCTAGTTCGTAACTTATTCAACGATTTATTAAACGTTGATTTAGGTGAGTTCCCAACCATGACTTACGCGGATGCTATGCGTCGTTTTGGTTCAGACAAGCCTGATTTACGTAACCCATTAGAGTTAGTAGACGTTGCTGATTTATTAAAAGATGTTGAGTTTAAAGTATTCTCAGGTCCTGCAAATGACGAGAAAGGCCGTGTTGCTGTAATCTGTGTACCTGGCGGTGCATCACTATCTCGTAAGAACATCGATGACTATGGCAAGTTCGTAGGCATTTACGGTGCTAAAGGTCTAGCGTGGATGAAGGTTAACGACATCGATGCTGGGATGGAAGGCATTCAATCGCCAATTCTAAAATTCTTAAACGAAGAAGTTGTGAAAGGCATTTTAGAGCGCACTAACGCGAAAACTGGCGATATTATTTTATTCGGCGCTGATAGTGCAAACATCGTGACTGAAGCAATGGGCGCGCTACGTCTGAAATTAGGCGAAGATTTAGGTCTAACTTCTGATGAGTGGAAACCACTATGGGTTGTTGATTTCCCAATGTTCGAAGAAATCGATGGTCAGTACCATGCATTACATCATCCGTTCACGGCACCAGTTGGCGTAACCCCAGAAGAGCTAGAAGCTAACCCAGCAGCTGCGCTATCTGACGCATACGACATGGTATTAAACGGTTGTGAATTAGGCGGTGGTTCAGTGCGTATCCACAACGCGCCAATGCAAAGCAGCGTATTTAGAATCTTGGGCATCAGCGATGAAGAAGCACAAGAGAAATTTGGTTTCTTACTTGAAGCATTGAAATACGGTACACCACCACACGCTGGTTTAGCTTTCGGTCTTGATCGTTTAATCATGCTAATGACAGGCACTAGCTCGATTCGTGACGTTATGGCGTTCCCGAAAACAACGACTGCCGCTTGTCCATTGACTAATGCACCGGGTAATGCGAACCCTGCACAGTTAGATGAGTTAAACATCGCGTCGACTGTTGTTGAAGAAGAAAAATCAGAAGACTAA